The nucleotide sequence AAGCGCAGAATGTAAGGGAAATTAAGATTTCCTAAGCTCGGGCTTTAAAGTCTTTGTAATATTATTTTCCTATTACACCAAACTTGATGCGTGGTAGAATGTATGAATAACCACTTAAACCCCAATGTATCCTGCCGCGTGTTGTGCGTTCGTAGTTTTTTTAGTTGTCATCATTAATATCTAATTGATATTTATAAAGAAGTCCTTCAAGTTGAAATGCAGAAAACTTTGCTTTTTTCAATTTATTAAATTCAGGGTTTATCGAAAAGTTGCTTGCACTTCTAAAGTCGGCTTTTTCAAGTATGGTTCTGGAAAATATTGCTCCCGTCAAATCTGATTTAGTAAAATGAGCAGAGCTTAAGTCTGTTTCAGTGAAATCTACTTCTTTCAACGAACACTGCAAAAACTTTGTATTTTTTAATTTGGTTCCATAAAAAGTACAATAATCCATAATGCAATTGTCGAAGCTAAATGAAAACATAAATTTGTCGCATCGGGTAAAATCAACACCTAAAATCTTACAATTTTTAAAAGTTGCATTTCTAAATCCAGCATCATAAATTGTTGTCATCGAAAAATTACAATTGTCAAAAGAGCAATCATCAAATTTATTAGTTTGCAAATCACTTTTGGCGAAATTACATCCATTAAATGTACACTTATTAAAATCCCTGTTTCTTAAGATCTTTGCTGTATAGTCTGTAAAATTTGCCGTCTGCCGATTCCATTTTCAGTTGGTTACAATTTGTAACCAACTGATTCCTTCCTTTGAGAGCCTACGTTTTAGAATTTTCCAATAATTTCTTGGATTAGGACTATCTGTTAAAACACCAATTACATCCGTAACCGACAAATACCATTTTTCTTCTGTATCATTCCAAGCGGTGCGTATTTTGTTGTGTTCAAATAATTTTACGTTACTCATTTTCTGCTATACTTTTAAAAATCCCAACTCATACTGAAAAATTATTTTTTTATAAAGAGAAATAGCTACGCCACGTTTTGACGCAGTTGCGTTCTACTTTTGCTTTCAGTATTCACAAAAACAGTAAACAAAATGAAAATAACATCTGAAAAATGGGAAGAAAAAAAACGCTTGGAGCTAATCGAAAAGAAAATAGACATTCAAAAAAAGCGATTGGAAATTCGTAAAGAAAAGATAGAAGTAAAGAAACAAGAGATTAAAAAAACAGATGCAGATGAGCAAATGCTGCTGATTCTGAAGGTGGACATGTTGAATAAAATATTGAGCAACTTTAGTATTGACGAAGCAAAAACTCTTTTCGGAAGTGAACCTGTTTTCAAAAATACATTTTCTGAAAATGAAAGTGTAGCAGTGAAAGCAAAATTGATGGAAATTATAAAACGGTTTTAATCTTTTTTGTCTGCGACACAGTTTGGCTGAGTTGCCAAGTATTTTTGTAATTGAATATTAAAAATAGTGATGAAAAATTTGTACGAATTATTGGAGATTGTATATAAGACTCAGATCAACTTTGTTAATGTATTTGAAGATAACAAAATTTATATTTTTTGCTCAAAATCATTTTACGATTATTTTGGAGAAGTGCCTGATGCGGTTGAATTACGAGGTGTTGATTTTAAAAAAGCGAAACAATGGATAGAAAAAGAATTAGCAGATCAAATCCATAAAAAAAAAACAAGAGAAGTACTTAATTTGAATATCGGGAAACGAGATAATTTAAGTGTTTTGTTTGTAATGAAAAACAAGATGTTAATAGAGATTCAAAATGATGAAATGCAGCTATTTTATGTGCAGAAAAATCATGCAAAAATTAGAGAACTGATTGATAAAATGATTCCTGAAATAAGGGCAACAAAAAAAATAACCGAGAAGCCGAAAACGGAATAGAGTAGGCAAAAAATAAAATTCAAAATAATGGCACAAAATTTTTATTGCGAACACTGTGGAAGTAAAGCTCCCAGCGTTGCAGGTTTAACTGGCGG is from Bacteroidia bacterium and encodes:
- a CDS encoding pentapeptide repeat-containing protein, which gives rise to MQTNKFDDCSFDNCNFSMTTIYDAGFRNATFKNCKILGVDFTRCDKFMFSFSFDNCIMDYCTFYGTKLKNTKFLQCSLKEVDFTETDLSSAHFTKSDLTGAIFSRTILEKADFRSASNFSINPEFNKLKKAKFSAFQLEGLLYKYQLDINDDN